From Prionailurus viverrinus isolate Anna chromosome B2, UM_Priviv_1.0, whole genome shotgun sequence, the proteins below share one genomic window:
- the MRPL14 gene encoding 39S ribosomal protein L14, mitochondrial produces the protein MAFFAGLWCPFTRAGRALSQRSFSTTGSLDAIQKMTRVRVVDNSALGNTPYHRPPRCIHVYNKSGVGKVGDRILLAIKGQKKKALIVGHRMPGPRMTPRFDSNNVVLIEDNGNPVGTRIKTPIPTSLRQREGEFSKVLAIAQNFV, from the exons ATGGCTTTCTTTGCTGGGCTCTGGTGCCCCTTCACCCGTGCAGGCAGAGCCCTCAGCCAGCGCAGTTTCAG cACCACTGGGAGCCTCGATGCAATTCAGAAGATGACTCGCGTACGTGTGGTGGACAACAGTGCCCTGGGGAACACCCCATACCATCGCCCTCCTCGTTGCATCCACGTCTATAACAAGAGTGGGGTGGGCAAGGTGGGTGACCGGATACTGCTGGCCATCAAGGGACAGAAGAAAAAGGCACTCATTGTGGGGCATCGCATGCCTGGTCCTCGGATGACACCCAGGTTTGACTCTAACAATGTGGTCCTCATTGAGGACAACGGGAACCCTGTGGGGACCCGAATTAAGACACCCATCCCCACCAGCCTGCGCCAGAGGGAAGGTGAATTTTCCAAAGTGCTGGCCATTGCTCAGAACTTTGTGTGA